Proteins found in one Penaeus vannamei isolate JL-2024 chromosome 43, ASM4276789v1, whole genome shotgun sequence genomic segment:
- the LOC138860787 gene encoding salivary glue protein Sgs-3-like has product MQNGVLHSHEFQGREDSAMAVGVAFPSRFDNNISHNNSICNKNTTTKNNTIYNNVYNKYTISTTTTNFNNGNTIYYTNNTIYKHHQRLLSTNNNTVNNTNNTTPSTPTNTNNNTPHQYHLHHPLDNTIHTNTTNTTPPQTRPPSPTPGHQYQSPPTPPPPSPIPPPPILPPTNTPINNTNKTYTNTILTTNTTPITNKLINTTTLTNTPTNNTSATTRVNTTPTTANISTNTTSINTNSTNTPTTNTTPANTTSDSITNNDTIYNTANNSPTPSTNSNPTPTPNPTTNTTPANTTPTNTTKYKIECQ; this is encoded by the coding sequence CATTTCCATCACGTTTCGATAACAACATTAGCCACAACAACAGCATCTGCAACAAAAACACCACTACCAAAAACAACACCATCTACAACAACGTCTACAACAAATAcactatctccaccaccaccaccaatttcAACAACGGTAACACCATTTACTATACCAACAACACCATCTACAAGCACCACCAACGACTCCTATCCACTAACAACAACACcgttaacaacaccaacaacaccaccccttccacccccactaacaccaacaacaacaccccccaCCAGTACCACTTACACCACCCCCTCGACAATACCATCCAtaccaataccaccaacaccaccccaccACAAACACGACCCCCATCACCAACACCGGGCCACCAATACCAAtccccaccaactccaccacccccatcaccaatACCACCCCCGCCAATACTACCCCCCACTAACACCcccatcaacaacaccaacaaaacctacaccaacaccatcctcaccaccaacaccacccctaTCACCAACAaactcatcaacaccaccacccttACTAACACCCCCACCAATAACACTTCCGCCACAACCCGCGttaacaccacccccaccaccgccaaCATCTCCACCAACACGACCTCCATCAACACCAACtctaccaacacccccaccactaACACCACCCCCGCCAACACCACCAGCGACTCTATCACTAACAATGACACCATCTACAACACCGCCAAcaattcccccaccccctccaccaacagcaaccccacccccacccccaaccccaccaccaacaccacccccgccaacaccacccccaccaacaccacca